In one Pseudomonas sp. 31-12 genomic region, the following are encoded:
- a CDS encoding carbohydrate porin, whose translation MKTTLNRSLAVASVCLALPLSAQALEFGGYLRSGVGTSVNSGKQQCFQLPGAQTKYRLGNECEQYGELELRQDLYTLDDGSVLSVDGMASLYNQYDKDLTFNEDNGSIRLPQLYAQWSNMPSLNGGSLWAGRRYYKRNDIHISDFYYWNQSATGGGIEDVLIGDLKYSYAFSRKDNLYQKDYINRHDFNVAGFNTNPGGELEFGLSYIDKPDSSDAHRGWAITTQHVQKGFLGGKNKLAFQYGEGPGTGLGYTGNVKLDDSNKSYRVVEFFDWQVTPRFGGQVEAVYQKDIRPDGADQNWISLGIRPAYAITEQFKLVTELGHDQVEAEGGTRKLSKFTFAPTWSPKGPEFWARPEVRLYYTYASWNEAAKRAANELAAGSALSDTGAFGTARHGSNVGLQVEYWWK comes from the coding sequence TTGAAAACAACACTAAATCGCAGCCTTGCTGTCGCGAGCGTATGCCTGGCGTTGCCATTGTCGGCGCAGGCCCTGGAGTTCGGCGGTTACTTGCGCAGCGGCGTCGGAACGTCGGTCAACAGTGGTAAACAGCAGTGTTTCCAGCTGCCCGGCGCGCAGACCAAATACCGCTTGGGCAACGAGTGTGAGCAGTATGGTGAACTCGAACTACGCCAGGACCTGTACACCCTGGACGACGGTTCGGTGCTGAGTGTCGACGGCATGGCTTCGCTGTATAACCAGTACGACAAGGACCTGACGTTCAACGAGGATAACGGCTCGATCCGCTTGCCACAGCTTTACGCGCAATGGTCGAACATGCCGAGCCTCAACGGCGGCTCGTTGTGGGCCGGTCGACGTTACTACAAGCGGAACGACATCCATATTTCCGACTTCTACTACTGGAACCAGAGCGCCACCGGCGGCGGTATCGAGGATGTGCTGATCGGCGATCTGAAATACAGCTATGCCTTTTCACGCAAGGACAACCTGTACCAGAAGGACTACATCAATCGTCACGATTTCAACGTTGCCGGTTTTAACACCAACCCCGGTGGTGAACTGGAATTCGGCCTGAGCTACATCGACAAACCCGACAGCAGCGATGCACATCGCGGCTGGGCAATCACCACGCAGCATGTGCAGAAAGGTTTCCTGGGCGGCAAGAACAAACTGGCCTTCCAGTATGGCGAAGGCCCCGGCACCGGGTTGGGCTATACCGGTAACGTGAAACTGGATGACAGCAACAAAAGCTATCGGGTGGTGGAGTTCTTCGACTGGCAAGTGACACCGCGGTTCGGTGGGCAAGTCGAGGCGGTTTACCAGAAAGACATTCGCCCGGACGGTGCCGACCAGAACTGGATTTCCCTGGGGATTCGCCCGGCCTACGCGATCACCGAGCAGTTTAAGCTGGTGACCGAACTGGGTCACGATCAGGTCGAAGCCGAGGGCGGCACACGCAAGCTGAGCAAGTTCACCTTCGCTCCGACGTGGTCGCCCAAAGGCCCGGAATTCTGGGCTCGCCCCGAGGTGCGTCTGTATTACACCTATGCCAGCTGGAACGAGGCGGCCAAACGGGCGGCCAATGAACTGGCGGCGGGTTCGGCGTTGTCCGATACCGGCGCCTTCGGCACGGCGCGGCACGGCTCGAATGTCGGATTGCAGGTCGAGTACTGGTGGAAATAA
- the ptsP gene encoding phosphoenolpyruvate--protein phosphotransferase yields MATPQQLQLHAPLSGVLMPLDLVPDPVFSSRVIGDGLCIDPTSSTLCAPLAGVVSNVQASGHAVSITDENGVQVLMHIGLDTVNLAGNGFTRLVEEGQQVDVGQALIEFDADFVATNARSLLTLMLVVSGEPFAWVTPETGLVESGQPLLSLNPIEQGTDAPVVEEDEAVFSKPVTLANPNGLHARPAAVFAQAAKGFSASICLHKKQESANGKSLVAIMALQTAHGDVLQVSAAGPDAEAAIKTLTDLLRTGCGEAVEASAQVETNAIEASSSTVLRGVCASPGSAFGQVVQIAEQNLEVNELGTTPQAERDHLSRALAEALVDLQQLRDSAIGDAQADIFKAHQELLEDPGLLEVAHVQINEGKSAGFAWRTATESAATLFKNLGNALLAERAADLADVSQRVLKLILGLQDQAMELPEGAILIAEQLTPSQTAGLDTRKVLGFATVGGGATSHVAILARAFGLPAICGLPVQVLALVNGTQVLLDADKGELQLDPDLQAIEQLQAKRQLQQQRQQHELANATQAACTRDGHHFEVTANIASLAEAEQAMALGGEGVGLLRSEFLYLDRNHAPSHDEQASIYSAIAKTLGPTRNLVVRTLDVGGDKPLAYVPMDSETNPFLGMRGIRLCLERPQLLRDQFKAILNSAGLARLHIMLPMVTQLSELRLARQLLEEEVLALGLTELPKLGIMIEVPAAALMADLFAPEVDFFSIGTNDLTQYTLAMDRDHPRLASQADSFHPAVLRLIASTVKAAHAHGKWVGVCGAMASETLAVPLLLGLGVDELSVSVPLIPAIKAAVREVDLVDCQAIAQQVLGLESAGQVREALRLYHEATVDTSLVLEN; encoded by the coding sequence ATGGCCACACCCCAACAATTGCAACTGCACGCCCCGTTGTCCGGCGTATTGATGCCACTGGACCTCGTGCCCGATCCAGTGTTTTCCAGCCGCGTGATCGGCGATGGCCTGTGCATCGATCCGACTTCATCGACCTTGTGTGCGCCGCTGGCCGGGGTTGTCAGCAATGTGCAGGCCAGTGGGCATGCGGTCAGCATCACCGACGAAAACGGCGTGCAGGTGTTGATGCACATCGGCCTCGACACGGTGAACCTGGCAGGCAATGGGTTCACCCGGCTGGTCGAGGAGGGACAGCAGGTTGACGTCGGGCAGGCGCTGATCGAATTCGATGCCGATTTTGTTGCGACGAATGCCCGCAGCCTGCTGACGTTGATGCTGGTGGTCAGCGGTGAGCCGTTCGCCTGGGTGACGCCGGAAACGGGCCTGGTGGAAAGTGGTCAGCCGCTCCTGAGTTTGAATCCGATTGAGCAGGGGACGGATGCACCGGTAGTGGAAGAAGACGAAGCAGTGTTCTCCAAACCGGTGACACTGGCCAATCCGAATGGCTTGCACGCCCGTCCGGCCGCGGTGTTCGCCCAGGCGGCGAAAGGTTTTTCGGCGAGCATTTGCCTGCATAAGAAGCAGGAGAGTGCGAACGGGAAATCCCTGGTGGCGATCATGGCGTTGCAGACGGCTCACGGTGACGTTTTGCAAGTCAGCGCGGCCGGTCCGGACGCTGAAGCGGCGATCAAGACATTGACTGACCTGCTGAGGACGGGATGCGGTGAAGCGGTGGAAGCTTCGGCGCAGGTTGAGACGAATGCGATCGAGGCTTCATCGTCGACGGTGCTGCGTGGGGTTTGCGCATCACCCGGATCGGCGTTTGGCCAGGTGGTGCAGATAGCCGAACAAAACCTGGAAGTGAATGAACTCGGCACTACACCGCAGGCTGAACGCGATCATCTGTCTCGCGCCTTGGCCGAGGCGCTGGTGGATCTGCAACAGTTGCGTGACAGCGCCATTGGCGACGCGCAGGCAGACATCTTCAAGGCGCATCAGGAACTGCTCGAAGACCCGGGTTTGCTGGAAGTGGCTCACGTGCAGATCAACGAAGGCAAAAGCGCCGGTTTCGCTTGGCGTACGGCCACCGAGTCGGCCGCCACCTTGTTCAAAAACCTGGGCAATGCGTTGCTCGCAGAGCGGGCTGCGGATCTGGCCGATGTGAGTCAGCGGGTGCTCAAGTTGATCCTTGGCCTACAGGATCAGGCAATGGAGCTGCCGGAAGGGGCGATCCTGATCGCCGAACAACTGACACCGTCGCAGACCGCGGGGCTCGATACTCGCAAGGTACTGGGTTTCGCCACGGTCGGCGGTGGCGCCACGAGCCACGTCGCGATCCTCGCCCGGGCGTTCGGGTTGCCGGCGATCTGCGGGCTGCCGGTGCAAGTGCTGGCGCTGGTCAACGGCACCCAGGTGCTGCTCGATGCTGACAAGGGCGAGCTGCAGCTGGATCCGGATCTACAGGCCATCGAACAGCTGCAAGCCAAACGGCAGCTGCAACAGCAACGCCAGCAACATGAGTTGGCGAACGCAACGCAGGCCGCCTGTACCCGCGACGGTCATCACTTTGAAGTCACGGCCAACATCGCTTCGCTGGCTGAAGCCGAACAGGCTATGGCACTGGGAGGCGAGGGCGTCGGTTTGCTGCGTTCGGAGTTTCTTTATCTGGATCGCAACCATGCACCGAGCCATGACGAGCAGGCGTCTATCTACAGCGCCATCGCCAAGACACTTGGGCCGACGCGCAATCTGGTGGTGCGCACCCTGGACGTTGGCGGTGACAAGCCTCTGGCCTACGTGCCGATGGACAGCGAAACCAACCCGTTCCTGGGCATGCGCGGGATTCGTTTATGCCTGGAGCGCCCGCAGCTTTTGCGCGATCAGTTCAAGGCCATTCTGAACAGCGCCGGGCTGGCCCGGCTGCACATCATGCTGCCGATGGTGACGCAGCTTTCGGAGTTGCGTCTGGCTCGGCAACTGCTTGAAGAGGAGGTGCTGGCGTTGGGCCTCACGGAACTTCCCAAGCTGGGCATCATGATCGAAGTGCCGGCGGCGGCACTGATGGCTGATCTGTTTGCGCCCGAAGTGGATTTCTTCTCCATCGGCACCAACGACCTCACGCAATACACCCTGGCCATGGATCGCGATCACCCTCGTCTGGCCAGTCAGGCCGACAGCTTTCATCCGGCGGTGCTGCGCTTGATTGCCAGCACCGTGAAGGCCGCGCACGCCCACGGCAAGTGGGTCGGTGTGTGTGGCGCCATGGCCTCCGAGACGCTGGCCGTGCCGCTGTTGCTGGGGCTGGGGGTGGATGAGCTGTCAGTGAGTGTGCCGTTGATTCCGGCCATCAAGGCGGCCGTTCGCGAAGTGGATCTGGTGGACTGCCAGGCCATTGCCCAACAGGTCCTGGGTCTGGAAAGTGCCGGGCAGGTGCGCGAGGCGTTGCGCCTGTATCACGAGGCGACGGTCGATACTTCACTGGTTCTGGAGAACTGA
- the cmoA gene encoding carboxy-S-adenosyl-L-methionine synthase CmoA: protein MPAFSTYAAGTAVSKDPDRLFAQPLAQVPDFAFNEDVVRVFPDMIKRSVPGYPTIVENLGVLAAQFAQPNSVLYDLGSSLGAVTQALRRHVRTDGCRVIAVDNSAAMVERCREYLNGQDSMFQELLPVEVIEGDILALDFQPASVVALNFTLQFIAPDQRTALLSRIRQSLLPGGALILSEKLRFNDLEEHALLTDLHVAFKRANGYSELEIAQKRSAIENVMKPDSLEEHRERLLAAGFSKVVPWFQCLNFASLIALP, encoded by the coding sequence ATGCCGGCCTTTTCCACCTATGCCGCTGGAACCGCCGTGAGCAAAGACCCCGATCGCCTTTTCGCCCAGCCTTTGGCCCAGGTGCCTGACTTCGCCTTCAACGAGGACGTGGTGCGGGTGTTCCCGGACATGATCAAGCGCTCGGTGCCGGGTTATCCGACCATCGTTGAGAACCTCGGCGTGCTCGCCGCGCAATTCGCCCAGCCCAACAGCGTGCTCTACGACTTGGGCTCGTCCTTGGGCGCCGTGACTCAAGCATTGCGTCGTCACGTGCGCACCGATGGTTGCCGAGTGATCGCTGTGGATAACTCGGCGGCGATGGTCGAGCGCTGCCGCGAATACCTCAACGGTCAGGACTCGATGTTCCAGGAATTGCTGCCCGTGGAAGTGATCGAGGGCGACATCCTCGCCCTCGACTTTCAGCCCGCCTCGGTGGTGGCGCTGAACTTCACCCTGCAATTCATCGCCCCGGACCAGCGCACCGCGTTGCTCTCGCGTATCCGCCAATCGCTACTGCCCGGCGGCGCGCTGATTCTGTCGGAGAAGCTGCGCTTCAACGACCTTGAAGAACACGCGCTGCTCACTGATTTGCATGTCGCGTTCAAACGCGCCAACGGCTACAGCGAGCTGGAAATCGCCCAGAAGCGCAGCGCCATCGAAAACGTCATGAAGCCCGACAGCCTCGAAGAACACCGTGAGCGCCTGTTGGCCGCCGGGTTCTCGAAAGTCGTGCCGTGGTTCCAGTGTCTTAACTTTGCCTCGTTGATTGCCTTGCCATGA
- the tadA gene encoding tRNA adenosine(34) deaminase TadA, producing the protein MRQIRPAAIIDRSRDRDFMREALALAAQGAALGEVPVGAVLVQDGEIIGRGFNCPISGNDPSAHAEMVAIRAAALAASNYRLPGSTLYVTLEPCSMCAGLIVHSRIARVVYGALEPKAGIVQSQGQFFTQGFLNHRVLYEGGVLAEECGAVLSEFFKARRAKPSE; encoded by the coding sequence ATGCGTCAGATTCGTCCCGCCGCGATCATCGACCGTAGCCGCGACCGCGACTTCATGCGCGAAGCCCTGGCCCTGGCCGCACAAGGCGCGGCGCTGGGTGAAGTGCCCGTGGGCGCAGTGCTGGTGCAAGACGGCGAAATTATTGGTCGCGGCTTCAACTGCCCGATCAGCGGCAACGACCCGAGTGCCCATGCCGAGATGGTCGCGATCCGCGCCGCAGCGTTGGCCGCCAGCAACTATCGGCTGCCGGGCAGCACGCTGTACGTGACCCTTGAGCCGTGCAGCATGTGCGCCGGGCTGATCGTGCATTCACGGATTGCGCGGGTGGTGTATGGCGCTCTGGAGCCGAAAGCGGGGATTGTGCAGAGTCAGGGGCAGTTTTTTACCCAGGGCTTCCTGAATCACCGGGTGCTCTATGAAGGAGGGGTGTTAGCCGAGGAGTGTGGCGCCGTATTGAGCGAATTCTTCAAGGCCCGCAGAGCCAAACCTTCAGAATAA
- the cmoB gene encoding tRNA 5-methoxyuridine(34)/uridine 5-oxyacetic acid(34) synthase CmoB: MIDLSPLARRLAGTPLADWANTLQAQLDKKMEKGHGDLERWQSALDALPKIQPTEVDLLNGLTLDTDCDDETRAQMRTALMGLSPWRKGPFDLFGVHVDTEWRSDWKWSRVAPHLDLKGKRILDVGCGNGYYMWRMLGAGADSVIGVDPNWLFFCQFQAVQRYLSEPNAWHLPFPFEDLPPNMEGFDTVFSMGVFYHRRSPIEHLLALKDCLVKGGELVLETLVIEGDQQQVLVPEDRYAQMRNVWFLPSVPALELWLRRAGFTDVRCVDVSVTTVEEQRGTEWMKYQSLSDFLDPQDHSKTVEGLPAPMRAVIVARK; this comes from the coding sequence ATGATTGATCTATCCCCCCTCGCCCGCCGATTGGCCGGCACACCGCTGGCCGACTGGGCCAACACCCTGCAAGCGCAACTCGACAAGAAAATGGAAAAGGGTCACGGCGACCTGGAGCGCTGGCAAAGTGCGCTGGATGCATTACCGAAGATTCAGCCGACTGAAGTCGACCTGCTCAACGGTCTGACGCTGGACACTGATTGCGATGACGAGACCCGTGCACAAATGCGCACGGCGTTGATGGGTTTGTCGCCATGGCGCAAAGGCCCGTTCGACCTGTTCGGCGTGCACGTCGACACCGAATGGCGCTCGGACTGGAAGTGGTCGCGGGTCGCTCCGCACCTGGATTTGAAGGGCAAACGCATCCTCGATGTCGGGTGCGGCAATGGCTACTACATGTGGCGCATGCTCGGTGCCGGGGCCGACAGCGTGATCGGTGTCGACCCGAACTGGCTGTTCTTCTGCCAGTTCCAGGCGGTGCAGCGTTACTTGTCAGAACCCAATGCCTGGCACCTGCCGTTCCCTTTCGAAGACCTGCCGCCAAACATGGAAGGCTTCGACACGGTGTTTTCCATGGGCGTGTTCTATCACCGTCGTTCGCCGATCGAGCATTTGCTGGCGCTGAAGGATTGCCTGGTCAAGGGTGGTGAACTGGTGCTGGAGACGCTGGTGATCGAAGGCGATCAGCAGCAGGTGCTGGTGCCGGAAGACCGTTATGCGCAGATGCGTAACGTGTGGTTCCTGCCGTCGGTGCCGGCGCTGGAATTGTGGCTGCGGCGTGCCGGGTTCACGGATGTTCGCTGTGTTGACGTGAGCGTGACCACGGTCGAGGAACAGCGCGGGACGGAGTGGATGAAGTATCAGTCGTTGAGTGATTTTCTGGATCCGCAGGATCACAGCAAGACGGTGGAAGGGCTGCCGGCGCCGATGCGGGCCGTCATTGTTGCTCGTAAGTAG
- a CDS encoding multicopper oxidase family protein translates to MSFTRRQILGGLAGLVVVGVGAGGASRYWLGKMADADAGHDYELIAAPLDVELVAGHKTPAWAFGPSAPGTELRVRQGEWLRVRFINHLPVATTIHWHGIRLPLEMDGVPYVSQLPVLPGEYFDYKFRVPDAGSYWYHPHVNSSEELGRGLVGPLIVEEREPTGFKYEKTLSLKSWHVDEEGAFVAFSIPREAARGGTAGRLSTINGVSQAVIDLPAGQITRVRLLNLDNTLTYRLNIPGVEAQIYALDGNPVEPRPMGKEYWLGPGMRICLAIKAPPVGVELSLRNGPVRLGTLRSVANTDAPTEWPPALPANPVAEPDLANAEKLNFNFEWVGSVSVNVDNGKPPSLWQINGKAWDITDKTCADRPIAKLEKGKSYIFELKNMTQYQHPIHLHGMSFKVIASNRHKVIPYFTDTYLLGKNERARVALVADNPGVWMFHCHVIDHMETGLMAAIEVA, encoded by the coding sequence ATGTCCTTTACCCGTCGCCAAATCCTCGGTGGCCTGGCCGGTCTTGTTGTCGTTGGTGTCGGAGCGGGGGGCGCGTCGCGGTACTGGCTGGGCAAGATGGCTGACGCTGACGCCGGCCACGACTATGAACTGATCGCAGCACCGCTGGATGTCGAACTGGTCGCTGGGCACAAGACCCCAGCCTGGGCGTTCGGCCCGTCGGCGCCAGGCACCGAGTTGCGGGTGCGTCAGGGCGAATGGCTGCGGGTGCGCTTCATCAACCATCTGCCGGTGGCGACCACCATTCACTGGCACGGCATTCGCCTGCCACTGGAGATGGACGGTGTTCCGTACGTTTCGCAATTGCCGGTGTTGCCGGGCGAATACTTCGACTACAAATTCCGCGTGCCGGACGCCGGCAGTTACTGGTATCACCCGCACGTGAACAGCAGCGAAGAACTCGGCCGTGGCCTTGTCGGCCCGCTGATCGTCGAAGAGCGCGAGCCTACCGGTTTCAAGTACGAGAAAACCCTGAGCCTCAAGAGCTGGCACGTTGATGAAGAGGGCGCTTTCGTAGCGTTCAGCATTCCTCGCGAGGCCGCCCGTGGTGGCACGGCGGGGCGCCTCTCGACCATCAACGGTGTCTCGCAAGCGGTGATTGACTTGCCCGCCGGGCAAATCACCCGTGTGCGCCTGCTCAACCTCGATAACACGCTGACCTATCGCCTCAACATTCCCGGCGTCGAAGCGCAGATCTATGCGTTGGACGGCAATCCCGTAGAACCGCGGCCCATGGGCAAGGAATACTGGCTCGGCCCGGGCATGCGCATCTGCCTGGCGATCAAGGCGCCGCCCGTCGGTGTGGAATTGTCCCTGCGCAACGGCCCGGTTCGCCTGGGCACATTGCGCTCGGTAGCGAATACCGATGCACCCACCGAATGGCCGCCCGCGCTGCCCGCCAACCCGGTGGCAGAACCGGACCTGGCCAATGCCGAGAAACTCAACTTCAATTTCGAATGGGTAGGCTCGGTGTCGGTCAACGTCGACAACGGCAAGCCGCCGAGCTTGTGGCAGATCAACGGCAAGGCCTGGGACATCACCGACAAGACCTGTGCTGACCGGCCGATTGCCAAGCTCGAGAAGGGCAAGAGCTACATTTTCGAATTGAAGAACATGACTCAGTATCAGCACCCGATTCACCTGCACGGCATGAGTTTCAAGGTCATCGCCTCGAACCGGCACAAGGTCATTCCGTACTTCACCGACACCTACCTGCTGGGCAAGAACGAGCGCGCGCGAGTTGCGTTGGTGGCGGATAACCCCGGCGTGTGGATGTTCCATTGCCACGTGATCGATCACATGGAAACCGGCCTGATGGCCGCCATCGAGGTGGCCTGA
- the treC gene encoding alpha,alpha-phosphotrehalase: protein MQDWQRSVIYQIYPKSFHSHAGNPTGDLLGVVAKLDYLHWLGVGCLWITPFLRSPQRDNGYDISDYYAIDPSYGTMADCELLIAEAGKRGIKLMLDIVVNHTSIEHTWFQQARSSLDNPYRDFYIWRDQPNNWESKFGGSAWEYEAQTGQYFLHLFDHTQADLNWDNPKVRAEVFKMMRFWRDKGVGGFRLDVINLISKPADFPEDNTDGRRFYTDGPNVHEYLQQMHREVFEGHDLINVGEMSSTSLEHCIRYSKPDSKELSMTFNFHHLKVDYPNLQKWIRADFDFLQLKRILSDWQTGMQAGGGWNALFWCNHDQPRVVSRFGHDGEHRVVSAKMLGTALHFLQGTPFVYQGEELGMTNPGFDHIDQYRDVETLNIFRLKREAGASDADNMAAIMQKSRDNGRTPMHWNAEPNAGFSAAEPWIGVPANATQINVASQLDDPDSVLHHYRQLIALRRSEALICDGVYRQLLPEHTQIWAYVREGNGERLLVLNNFYGTPCEVELTDDVISEAMAQRLVISNYPDCPQRNRQILLRPYESFVLHLTD, encoded by the coding sequence ATGCAAGACTGGCAACGTTCGGTGATCTACCAGATCTACCCGAAGAGTTTTCACAGCCACGCCGGCAACCCCACGGGTGATTTGCTCGGCGTCGTGGCCAAGCTCGATTACCTGCACTGGCTGGGTGTCGGTTGCCTGTGGATCACGCCGTTCCTGCGTTCGCCCCAGCGCGACAATGGTTACGACATCAGCGATTACTACGCCATCGACCCAAGCTACGGGACCATGGCCGATTGCGAGTTATTGATCGCCGAGGCCGGCAAGCGCGGGATCAAGTTGATGCTCGATATCGTGGTCAACCACACCTCGATCGAGCACACCTGGTTCCAGCAGGCCCGCAGCAGCCTCGACAACCCGTACCGCGACTTCTACATCTGGCGCGATCAGCCGAACAACTGGGAATCCAAGTTCGGCGGTTCGGCCTGGGAATACGAGGCGCAAACCGGCCAATACTTCCTGCATCTGTTCGATCACACCCAGGCCGACCTGAATTGGGACAACCCGAAGGTGCGCGCCGAAGTCTTCAAGATGATGCGTTTCTGGCGCGATAAAGGCGTGGGCGGTTTCCGTCTCGATGTGATCAATCTGATCTCCAAACCGGCGGATTTCCCCGAGGACAACACCGACGGGCGACGCTTCTACACCGACGGCCCGAACGTGCACGAGTACTTGCAGCAAATGCACCGCGAAGTCTTCGAAGGTCACGACCTGATCAACGTTGGCGAGATGTCCTCCACCAGCCTTGAGCACTGCATTCGCTACTCGAAGCCGGATTCAAAAGAACTGTCGATGACGTTCAACTTCCACCATCTGAAGGTCGATTACCCGAACCTGCAGAAGTGGATCCGCGCCGACTTCGACTTCCTCCAACTCAAGCGCATCCTCTCGGACTGGCAGACCGGTATGCAGGCCGGCGGTGGCTGGAATGCGCTGTTCTGGTGTAACCACGACCAGCCGCGCGTGGTCTCGCGTTTTGGCCATGACGGCGAGCATCGCGTGGTGTCGGCGAAGATGCTCGGCACCGCGCTGCACTTCCTTCAGGGCACGCCGTTTGTGTATCAGGGCGAAGAGTTGGGCATGACCAATCCGGGGTTTGATCACATCGATCAGTATCGCGATGTCGAGACACTGAACATCTTCCGGCTCAAGCGCGAAGCCGGTGCGAGCGATGCCGACAACATGGCGGCAATCATGCAGAAGTCCCGGGACAACGGCCGTACGCCGATGCACTGGAACGCCGAGCCGAACGCCGGATTCAGCGCCGCAGAACCCTGGATCGGCGTACCGGCCAACGCGACGCAGATCAACGTCGCCTCCCAGCTCGACGACCCGGATTCCGTGTTGCATCACTATCGTCAGTTGATTGCCCTGCGCCGCAGTGAAGCGCTGATCTGCGATGGCGTCTATCGGCAGTTGTTGCCGGAGCACACGCAGATCTGGGCGTATGTCCGCGAAGGGAATGGCGAACGTTTGCTGGTACTGAACAACTTCTATGGCACGCCGTGCGAAGTCGAACTGACGGATGATGTGATCAGCGAAGCGATGGCTCAGCGTCTGGTCATCAGCAACTACCCGGACTGCCCGCAGCGAAATCGGCAGATTCTTCTCAGGCCCTATGAGTCATTCGTTTTGCACCTGACCGACTGA
- a CDS encoding PTS transporter subunit EIIB yields the protein MFEKMQRAFWKALTPDLVVDEPKVIAQPVSGLAPEVVAALGGVDNLKSQQPVALTRVRVELRDVSRMDRQALNVAGVPGVMMLGEGVVHLLMGLVAAGR from the coding sequence ATGTTCGAGAAAATGCAGCGAGCGTTCTGGAAAGCGTTGACGCCGGATCTGGTGGTTGATGAGCCGAAGGTAATTGCTCAGCCTGTTTCCGGGCTGGCGCCAGAAGTCGTAGCCGCGCTGGGCGGTGTGGATAACCTCAAGTCGCAGCAGCCTGTGGCGCTGACCCGGGTGCGGGTGGAGTTGCGGGATGTGTCGCGGATGGATCGGCAGGCATTGAATGTGGCTGGGGTGCCAGGAGTCATGATGCTGGGCGAAGGCGTTGTGCATTTGTTGATGGGATTGGTAGCTGCCGGACGTTAG
- the treP gene encoding PTS system trehalose-specific EIIBC component, producing the protein MSHDYPNIASELLQSLGGSDNLEQAAHCVTRLRLALKDPSLVNSATLNQIDLVKGSFFTGGLFQVVIGPGEVEKVYAELRRQTGLAASTIADVKQKSADKINAMQRLVRVFSDVFMPILPALIIAGLLMGINNLIGAKGMFIEGQTLLDAYPKLDGLWSLINLMANTSFVFLPALVGWSAAKRFGGSEILGIVLGLMLVHPDLLNAWNYGKAVAGLDGQSLPYFDILGLFQIEKVGYQGQILPILLAAYVMSVIEKWLRARVPNAVQLLVVPITTIVVTGVLALAVIGPVTRHLGILITEGVVMLFDLAPMVGGAIFGLLYAPLVITGMHHMFLAVDLQLISTQGGTFIWPMIVMSNLAQGSAALAVFYMTRNVRDKSMASTSAISAYFGITEPAMFGVNLRYKFPFYAALCGSALGCIFLSMNKVQASAIGVGGLPGFISIIPQFIPMFVIGMVIAMVVPFVLTCGLSMKIVRPGFRVA; encoded by the coding sequence ATGAGCCACGACTATCCGAATATCGCCAGCGAGCTGCTGCAAAGCCTCGGCGGCAGCGACAACCTCGAGCAGGCCGCGCACTGCGTCACACGCCTGCGCCTGGCCCTCAAGGACCCGAGCCTGGTCAACAGCGCCACACTGAACCAGATCGACCTAGTCAAAGGCTCGTTCTTCACTGGCGGCTTGTTCCAGGTGGTCATCGGCCCCGGCGAAGTTGAAAAGGTCTACGCCGAACTGCGCCGTCAAACCGGTCTCGCCGCTTCAACCATCGCCGACGTTAAACAAAAAAGCGCCGACAAGATAAACGCCATGCAGCGTCTGGTGCGGGTGTTTTCCGACGTGTTCATGCCGATCCTGCCGGCGCTGATCATTGCGGGGCTGTTGATGGGCATCAACAACCTGATCGGCGCCAAGGGCATGTTCATCGAGGGCCAGACCCTGCTGGACGCCTACCCGAAACTCGACGGGCTCTGGAGCCTGATCAACCTGATGGCCAACACTTCGTTTGTGTTCCTGCCTGCCTTGGTCGGCTGGTCGGCGGCCAAGCGATTTGGTGGCAGTGAAATCCTCGGTATCGTGCTCGGTCTGATGCTCGTTCACCCCGATCTGCTCAATGCCTGGAACTACGGAAAGGCTGTTGCGGGTCTCGACGGCCAGAGCCTTCCGTACTTCGACATCCTCGGGCTGTTCCAGATCGAAAAGGTCGGTTACCAGGGGCAGATCCTGCCGATCTTGCTGGCGGCCTATGTGATGAGCGTCATCGAAAAATGGCTGCGGGCGCGGGTGCCGAACGCGGTGCAATTGTTGGTGGTGCCGATTACCACCATCGTCGTCACCGGTGTGCTGGCACTGGCCGTCATCGGCCCGGTGACCCGTCATCTGGGGATTCTCATCACCGAAGGCGTGGTCATGCTGTTCGACCTCGCACCCATGGTCGGCGGGGCGATTTTCGGGCTGCTCTACGCGCCGCTGGTGATCACCGGCATGCACCACATGTTCCTCGCAGTCGACTTGCAACTGATCTCCACCCAGGGCGGCACGTTCATCTGGCCGATGATCGTCATGTCCAACCTCGCCCAGGGCAGCGCGGCACTGGCGGTGTTCTACATGACCCGCAATGTGCGCGATAAAAGCATGGCCTCGACCTCGGCGATTTCCGCCTATTTCGGCATCACCGAACCGGCCATGTTCGGGGTCAACCTGCGCTACAAATTTCCGTTCTATGCGGCCCTGTGCGGTTCGGCCCTGGGCTGCATCTTCCTGTCGATGAACAAGGTCCAGGCCTCGGCCATCGGGGTCGGCGGCTTGCCTGGTTTCATCTCGATCATTCCGCAGTTCATTCCGATGTTCGTGATCGGGATGGTCATCGCGATGGTGGTGCCGTTTGTTCTGACCTGTGGGTTGAGCATGAAGATTGTCCGGCCAGGGTTTCGGGTCGCCTGA